One stretch of Hevea brasiliensis isolate MT/VB/25A 57/8 chromosome 12, ASM3005281v1, whole genome shotgun sequence DNA includes these proteins:
- the LOC110663682 gene encoding mannose-P-dolichol utilization defect 1 protein homolog 2 isoform X1, protein MEFLGIDFSCAFGSLRHGNFPDKDCLLPLISKLLGYCIVAASTTVKVPQIMKILRHRSVRGLSVVAFELETIGYTIALAYCLHKGLPFSAYGELAFLLIQAIVLVATIYYFSQPVPTVTWIRPLLYCAVAPTILAGQIDPVLFEALYASQHAIFLFARIPQIWKNLSNKSTGELSFLTCFMNFAGSMVRVFTSVQEKAPSSVVLGSTIGVITNGTIFSQILLYQKQEAKKEKKDK, encoded by the exons ATGGAGTTTTTAGGGATTGATTTCAGCTGCGCATTTGGATCTCTTCGCCACGGTAACTTCCCTGACAAGGACTGTTTGCTTCCTCTCATCTCCAAACTCCTCGGCTATTGTATCGTCGCCGCCTCCACCACCGTCAAGGTCCCTCAG atAATGAAAATTTTGAGGCATAGAAGTGTTAGAGGGCTTAGTGTTGTTGCCTTTGAGCTAGAAACCATAGGTTATACTATAGCTCTTGCATACTGTCTCCACAAAGGCCTTCCCTTTTCGGCTTACGGGGAATTGGCGTTCCTTTTGATCCAAG CTATAGTTTTAGTTGCTACTATCTACTACTTTTCACAACCTGTGCCTACTGTGACATGGATCAGGCCATTACT ATATTGTGCTGTAGCACCAACTATTTTAGCTGGTCAAATTGATCCTGTTCTGTTTGAAGCTCTCTAT GCATCCCAGCATGCAATCTTTCTCTTTGCTAGGATTCCAcagatatggaaaaatttgtct AACAAAAGCACTGGAGAGCTCAGCTTCTTAACCTGTTTTATGAATTTTGCTGGTTCGATGG TGAGAGTTTTTACTAGTGTGCAGGAAAAAGCACCAAGTAGTG TTGTTTTGGGCTCCACCATTGGTGTTATCACCAATGGTACAATTTTCAGTCAGATTCTTTTATACCAAAAGCAGGAAGccaaaaaagagaagaaagataAGTGA
- the LOC110663682 gene encoding mannose-P-dolichol utilization defect 1 protein homolog 2 isoform X2 produces MEFLGIDFSCAFGSLRHGNFPDKDCLLPLISKLLGYCIVAASTTVKVPQIMKILRHRSVRGLSVVAFELETIGYTIALAYCLHKGLPFSAYGELAFLLIQAIVLVATIYYFSQPVPTVTWIRPLLYCAVAPTILAGQIDPVLFEALYASQHAIFLFARIPQIWKNLSNKSTGELSFLTCFMNFAGSMVVLGSTIGVITNGTIFSQILLYQKQEAKKEKKDK; encoded by the exons ATGGAGTTTTTAGGGATTGATTTCAGCTGCGCATTTGGATCTCTTCGCCACGGTAACTTCCCTGACAAGGACTGTTTGCTTCCTCTCATCTCCAAACTCCTCGGCTATTGTATCGTCGCCGCCTCCACCACCGTCAAGGTCCCTCAG atAATGAAAATTTTGAGGCATAGAAGTGTTAGAGGGCTTAGTGTTGTTGCCTTTGAGCTAGAAACCATAGGTTATACTATAGCTCTTGCATACTGTCTCCACAAAGGCCTTCCCTTTTCGGCTTACGGGGAATTGGCGTTCCTTTTGATCCAAG CTATAGTTTTAGTTGCTACTATCTACTACTTTTCACAACCTGTGCCTACTGTGACATGGATCAGGCCATTACT ATATTGTGCTGTAGCACCAACTATTTTAGCTGGTCAAATTGATCCTGTTCTGTTTGAAGCTCTCTAT GCATCCCAGCATGCAATCTTTCTCTTTGCTAGGATTCCAcagatatggaaaaatttgtct AACAAAAGCACTGGAGAGCTCAGCTTCTTAACCTGTTTTATGAATTTTGCTGGTTCGATGG TTGTTTTGGGCTCCACCATTGGTGTTATCACCAATGGTACAATTTTCAGTCAGATTCTTTTATACCAAAAGCAGGAAGccaaaaaagagaagaaagataAGTGA
- the LOC110663681 gene encoding F-box protein At1g47056 — MGQASSTVAVLSRRESNHSHRSKAKSTALISPMQAEEPSDFLSNDGEPDYISDLPDECLACIFQSLSSGDRKRCSLVCRRWLRIEGQSRHRLSLNAQSGLLPMVHALFSRFDAVTKLALKCDRRSASIGDEALEAISFRCRNLTRLKLRSCRDVTDAGMAAFANNCKGLKKLSCGSCTFGAKGMNAILDNCVALEELSVKRLRGITDGAAAEPIGPGLAASSLKTICLKELYNGQCFGPLIIGSKNLRTLKLFRCSGDWDKLLPVIADRVNSMIEIHLERLQVSDVGLAAISNCLDLEILHLVKTPECTNLGLVSVAESCKLLRKLHIDGWKANRIGDDGLIAVAKNCPRLQELVLIGVNPTKNSLEMLASNCQNLERLALCGSDTVGDAEISCIAAKCIALKKLCVKSCPISDHGMEALAGGCPNLVKVKVKKCRGVTYEGADRLKASRESLAVNLDSGEAEHQDASASDGGAQENGFEFPPVPSQISLPPIASSNTGRSTSFKSRLGLLSGRSLVACTLRRWSSGNSSRS; from the coding sequence ATGGGCCAGGCATCTTCGACGGTTGCAGTCTTGAGCCGTCGCGAATCTAACCATAGCCACCGGTCTAAAGCCAAATCAACGGCTCTGATCTCCCCTATGCAAGCTGAAGAACCAAGCGACTTTCTTAGTAACGATGGAGAACCGGACTACATATCCGATCTACCTGACGAGTGCTTGGCTTGCATTTTCCAGTCGCTTAGCTCCGGCGATCGCAAACGTTGCTCTTTGGTGTGCCGCCGATGGCTGAGAATCGAGGGTCAGAGCCGTCACCGGCTATCTCTCAACGCCCAATCAGGTCTCCTCCCAATGGTACATGCTCTCTTCTCTCGCTTCGACGCTGTGACAAAACTCGCACTCAAATGTGACCGCAGATCCGCAAGCATCGGCGATGAAGCGCTTGAAGCGATTTCATTTCGGTGCCGGAATCTCACGCGCCTCAAGCTTCGTTCTTGCCGTGATGTTACTGACGCCGGCATGGCAGCTTTTGCAAATAACTGTAAAGGTTTGAAGAAGCTCTCGTGTGGGTCGTGCACGTTTGGAGCCAAAGGTATGAACGCAATCCTTGATAACTGCGTGGCTCTTGAAGAGTTGTCAGTAAAGCGGCTTCGCGGAATCACCGATGGAGCCGCCGCTGAGCCGATTGGACCAGGTTTGGCCGCATCTTCGCTCAAAACGATATGCTTAAAGGAGCTTTACAATGGACAGTGTTTTGGTCCGCTTATAATTGGGTCAAAGAATCTCAGAACCTTGAAGCTTTTCAGATGCTCTGGTGATTGGGACAAACTTCTTCCAGTGATTGCGGATCGAGTAAACTCTATGATCGAGATCCATCTCGAGAGGCTACAGGTAAGCGATGTTGGCCTCGCGGCAATCTCTAATTGTTTGGATCTGGAGATTTTGCACCTTGTCAAAACCCCAGAGTGCACTAATTTAGGGCTAGTTTCTGTCGCTGAGAGTTGTAAGCTCCTAAGAAAGCTTCATATTGATGGATGGAAGGCGAATCGAATAGGCGATGATGGATTAATAGCAGTAGCGAAGAATTGCCCTCGTTTGCAAGAACTGGTGCTGATTGGAGTCAATCCTACAAAAAATAGTCTCGAAATGTTGGCTTCGAATTGCCAAAATCTAGAGCGATTAGCACTCTGTGGTAGCGATACCGTCGGTGATGCAGAGATTTCTTGTATCGCTGCCAAATGTATAGCATTGAAAAAACTTTGTGTTAAAAGTTGCCCGATTTCAGATCATGGAATGGAAGCGCTTGCTGGTGGATGCCCTAATTTGGTTAAAGTGAAGGTGAAGAAGTGTCGAGGGGTAACTTATGAGGGCGCTGATCGGTTAAAAGCGAGTAGGGAATCGCTAGCCGTGAATTTAGATAGCGGCGAAGCTGAGCATCAGGATGCAAGTGCTAGTGATGGTGGGGCACAGGAAAATGGATTTGAATTTCCTCCAGTGCCTAGCCAAATATCACTGCCACCTATTGCTTCAAGCAACACTGGGCGATCAACGTCTTTCAAATCGAGATTAGGCCTATTAAGTGGGAGAAGTTTGGTGGCTTGCACTTTGAGAAGGTGGTCAAGCGGTAATAGTTCGCGAAGTTAA